One stretch of Narcine bancroftii isolate sNarBan1 chromosome 8, sNarBan1.hap1, whole genome shotgun sequence DNA includes these proteins:
- the LOC138741300 gene encoding schlafen-like protein 1 isoform X5, whose protein sequence is MDDDNVRAPCLSLFVGNLNPDYSKELLSYKLKDLLAAIDIVLQRRNIEVFKKHKRAHAFIRLKTEDEVQNVLKHLQDPAILEQSEMKGLVVKGKTLKVAKDIRDFPEYTFDKPISHLPVIPGIERQSAFKVASVKVKCAQRQHPMTSSHAGDCWPQPLSSSAEPLKLEDHSQPQKDRKRLEQSQETLGGPAGKSIQLANITDHLTTPLIGTKSDSAIIGGEIAGQERLFYGALLGSETRNVEFKRGGGEYLNVTLKNHVRRYVCAFLNSEGGSLFVGVNDDGTVCGVECNHKDEDRVRLLIDSILKGFKPPLFPNSYSITFLPVIRDGDTGMFLKVMRLTVHAPSKEGEVLLYETDQGEVYIRRDGSVQGPLSGSSIQEWCRQLI, encoded by the exons ATGGATGATGACAATGTCAGAGCTCCTTGCTTGTCTCTCTTTGTGGGCAACTTAAATCCAGATTACTCCAAGGAGTTGCTGAGCTACAAATTGAAAGATTTACTCGCTGCAATTGACATTGTCCTGCAACGCCGTAACATAGAAGTCTTCAAGAAGCACAAACGAGCCCATGCGTTTATACGGTTGAAAACAGAAGATGAAGTTCAAAATGTCTTGAAACATCTACAAGATCCTGCCATTTTGGAGCAGAGTGAGATGAAGGGATTAGTAGTTAAAGggaaaacattaaaagtagccaAAGATATCAGGGACTTTCCAGAATACACATTCGACAAG CCCATTTCACATTTGCCAGTaatcccaggaatcgaacgccaatcagcctttaaagtggcaagtgtgaaagtaaAATGTGCTCAACGCCAGCATccgatgacatcatctcatgctggggattgctggcctcaaccccta AGCAGTTCTGCGGAACCACTCAaactggaagaccacagtcaaccACAAAAGGACAGGAAGAGACTGGAGCAAAGTCAGGAAACATTGGGAGGCCCCGCAGGAAAATCCATCCAGCTGGCAAACATCACCGACCACTTAACCACCCCCCTAATTGGGACAAAGTCAGACAGCGCCATAATCGGTGGGGAGATCGCCGGACAGGAGCGCTTATTCTATGGAGCGCTGCTCGGAAGTGAAACCAGGAACGTTGAGTTTAAGCGAGGGGGTGGAGAGTACCTGAACGTGACCCTGAAGAACCATGTTCGGAGATACGTCTGTGCCTTTCTGAACAGCGAAGGTGGCAGTCTTTTTGTGGGTGTGAACGATGATGGCACTGTGTGTGGTGTGGAATGCAACCACAAGGATGAAGACCGGGTTAGACTGCTGATAGACTCGATCCTGAAGGGCTTCAAACCGCCACTCTTCCCAAATTCCTACTCCATCACCTTCCTTCCGGTCATCAGGGATGGGGACACTGGGATGTTTCTAAAGGTCATGAGATTAACTGTCCACGCTCCCAGTAAGGAAggcgaggttttactgtatgaaACTGACCAAGGTGAAGTGTACATACGCAGGGATGGCAGTGTCCAAGGTCCGTTATCAGGAAGTTCCATTCAGGAATGGTGCAGACAG ctgatataa
- the LOC138741300 gene encoding schlafen-like protein 1 isoform X7 — protein sequence MDDDNVRAPCLSLFVGNLNPDYSKELLSYKLKDLLAAIDIVLQRRNIEVFKKHKRAHAFIRLKTEDEVQNVLKHLQDPAILEQSEMKGLVVKGKTLKVAKDIRDFPEYTFDKPISHLPVIPGIERQSAFKVASVKVKCAQRQHPMTSSHAGDCWPQPLSSSAEPLKLEDHSQPQKDRKRLEQSQETLGGPAGKSIQLANITDHLTTPLIGTKSDSAIIGGEIAGQERLFYGALLGSETRNVEFKRGGGEYLNVTLKNHVRRYVCAFLNSEGGSLFVGVNDDGTVCGVECNHKDEDRVRLLIDSILKGFKPPLFPNSYSITFLPVIRDGDTGMFLKVMRLTVHAPSKEGEVLLYETDQGEVYIRRDGSVQEMDSGNKEAAGYH from the exons ATGGATGATGACAATGTCAGAGCTCCTTGCTTGTCTCTCTTTGTGGGCAACTTAAATCCAGATTACTCCAAGGAGTTGCTGAGCTACAAATTGAAAGATTTACTCGCTGCAATTGACATTGTCCTGCAACGCCGTAACATAGAAGTCTTCAAGAAGCACAAACGAGCCCATGCGTTTATACGGTTGAAAACAGAAGATGAAGTTCAAAATGTCTTGAAACATCTACAAGATCCTGCCATTTTGGAGCAGAGTGAGATGAAGGGATTAGTAGTTAAAGggaaaacattaaaagtagccaAAGATATCAGGGACTTTCCAGAATACACATTCGACAAG CCCATTTCACATTTGCCAGTaatcccaggaatcgaacgccaatcagcctttaaagtggcaagtgtgaaagtaaAATGTGCTCAACGCCAGCATccgatgacatcatctcatgctggggattgctggcctcaaccccta AGCAGTTCTGCGGAACCACTCAaactggaagaccacagtcaaccACAAAAGGACAGGAAGAGACTGGAGCAAAGTCAGGAAACATTGGGAGGCCCCGCAGGAAAATCCATCCAGCTGGCAAACATCACCGACCACTTAACCACCCCCCTAATTGGGACAAAGTCAGACAGCGCCATAATCGGTGGGGAGATCGCCGGACAGGAGCGCTTATTCTATGGAGCGCTGCTCGGAAGTGAAACCAGGAACGTTGAGTTTAAGCGAGGGGGTGGAGAGTACCTGAACGTGACCCTGAAGAACCATGTTCGGAGATACGTCTGTGCCTTTCTGAACAGCGAAGGTGGCAGTCTTTTTGTGGGTGTGAACGATGATGGCACTGTGTGTGGTGTGGAATGCAACCACAAGGATGAAGACCGGGTTAGACTGCTGATAGACTCGATCCTGAAGGGCTTCAAACCGCCACTCTTCCCAAATTCCTACTCCATCACCTTCCTTCCGGTCATCAGGGATGGGGACACTGGGATGTTTCTAAAGGTCATGAGATTAACTGTCCACGCTCCCAGTAAGGAAggcgaggttttactgtatgaaACTGACCAAGGTGAAGTGTACATACGCAGGGATGGCAGTGTCCAAG AAATGGACAGTGGAAATAAAGAAGCTGCAGGATACCATTGA
- the LOC138741300 gene encoding schlafen-like protein 1 isoform X8, with the protein MDDDNVRAPCLSLFVGNLNPDYSKELLSYKLKDLLAAIDIVLQRRNIEVFKKHKRAHAFIRLKTEDEVQNVLKHLQDPAILEQSEMKGLVVKGKTLKVAKDIRDFPEYTFDKPISHLPVIPGIERQSAFKVASVKVKCAQRQHPMTSSHAGDCWPQPLSSSAEPLKLEDHSQPQKDRKRLEQSQETLGGPAGKSIQLANITDHLTTPLIGTKSDSAIIGGEIAGQERLFYGALLGSETRNVEFKRGGGEYLNVTLKNHVRRYVCAFLNSEGGSLFVGVNDDGTVCGVECNHKDEDRVRLLIDSILKGFKPPLFPNSYSITFLPVIRDGDTGMFLKVMRLTVHAPTDINAICKLGWSNLLPGAGFQKQEDID; encoded by the exons ATGGATGATGACAATGTCAGAGCTCCTTGCTTGTCTCTCTTTGTGGGCAACTTAAATCCAGATTACTCCAAGGAGTTGCTGAGCTACAAATTGAAAGATTTACTCGCTGCAATTGACATTGTCCTGCAACGCCGTAACATAGAAGTCTTCAAGAAGCACAAACGAGCCCATGCGTTTATACGGTTGAAAACAGAAGATGAAGTTCAAAATGTCTTGAAACATCTACAAGATCCTGCCATTTTGGAGCAGAGTGAGATGAAGGGATTAGTAGTTAAAGggaaaacattaaaagtagccaAAGATATCAGGGACTTTCCAGAATACACATTCGACAAG CCCATTTCACATTTGCCAGTaatcccaggaatcgaacgccaatcagcctttaaagtggcaagtgtgaaagtaaAATGTGCTCAACGCCAGCATccgatgacatcatctcatgctggggattgctggcctcaaccccta AGCAGTTCTGCGGAACCACTCAaactggaagaccacagtcaaccACAAAAGGACAGGAAGAGACTGGAGCAAAGTCAGGAAACATTGGGAGGCCCCGCAGGAAAATCCATCCAGCTGGCAAACATCACCGACCACTTAACCACCCCCCTAATTGGGACAAAGTCAGACAGCGCCATAATCGGTGGGGAGATCGCCGGACAGGAGCGCTTATTCTATGGAGCGCTGCTCGGAAGTGAAACCAGGAACGTTGAGTTTAAGCGAGGGGGTGGAGAGTACCTGAACGTGACCCTGAAGAACCATGTTCGGAGATACGTCTGTGCCTTTCTGAACAGCGAAGGTGGCAGTCTTTTTGTGGGTGTGAACGATGATGGCACTGTGTGTGGTGTGGAATGCAACCACAAGGATGAAGACCGGGTTAGACTGCTGATAGACTCGATCCTGAAGGGCTTCAAACCGCCACTCTTCCCAAATTCCTACTCCATCACCTTCCTTCCGGTCATCAGGGATGGGGACACTGGGATGTTTCTAAAGGTCATGAGATTAACTGTCCACGCTCCCA ctgatataaatgcaatttgcaaATTAGGGTGGTCAAATCTTTTGCCTGGGGCTGGATTTCAaaaacaagaggatatagactga
- the LOC138741300 gene encoding schlafen-like protein 1 isoform X10: protein MDDDNVRAPCLSLFVGNLNPDYSKELLSYKLKDLLAAIDIVLQRRNIEVFKKHKRAHAFIRLKTEDEVQNVLKHLQDPAILEQSEMKGLVVKGKTLKVAKDIRDFPEYTFDKPISHLPVIPGIERQSAFKVASVKVKCAQRQHPMTSSHAGDCWPQPLSSSAEPLKLEDHSQPQKDRKRLEQSQETLGGPAGKSIQLANITDHLTTPLIGTKSDSAIIGGEIAGQERLFYGALLGSETRNVEFKRGGGEYLNVTLKNHVRRYVCAFLNSEGGSLFVGVNDDGTVCGVECNHKDEDRVRLLIDSILKGFKPPLFPNSYSITFLPVIRDGDTGMFLKVMRLTVHAPKMDSGNKEAAGYH, encoded by the exons ATGGATGATGACAATGTCAGAGCTCCTTGCTTGTCTCTCTTTGTGGGCAACTTAAATCCAGATTACTCCAAGGAGTTGCTGAGCTACAAATTGAAAGATTTACTCGCTGCAATTGACATTGTCCTGCAACGCCGTAACATAGAAGTCTTCAAGAAGCACAAACGAGCCCATGCGTTTATACGGTTGAAAACAGAAGATGAAGTTCAAAATGTCTTGAAACATCTACAAGATCCTGCCATTTTGGAGCAGAGTGAGATGAAGGGATTAGTAGTTAAAGggaaaacattaaaagtagccaAAGATATCAGGGACTTTCCAGAATACACATTCGACAAG CCCATTTCACATTTGCCAGTaatcccaggaatcgaacgccaatcagcctttaaagtggcaagtgtgaaagtaaAATGTGCTCAACGCCAGCATccgatgacatcatctcatgctggggattgctggcctcaaccccta AGCAGTTCTGCGGAACCACTCAaactggaagaccacagtcaaccACAAAAGGACAGGAAGAGACTGGAGCAAAGTCAGGAAACATTGGGAGGCCCCGCAGGAAAATCCATCCAGCTGGCAAACATCACCGACCACTTAACCACCCCCCTAATTGGGACAAAGTCAGACAGCGCCATAATCGGTGGGGAGATCGCCGGACAGGAGCGCTTATTCTATGGAGCGCTGCTCGGAAGTGAAACCAGGAACGTTGAGTTTAAGCGAGGGGGTGGAGAGTACCTGAACGTGACCCTGAAGAACCATGTTCGGAGATACGTCTGTGCCTTTCTGAACAGCGAAGGTGGCAGTCTTTTTGTGGGTGTGAACGATGATGGCACTGTGTGTGGTGTGGAATGCAACCACAAGGATGAAGACCGGGTTAGACTGCTGATAGACTCGATCCTGAAGGGCTTCAAACCGCCACTCTTCCCAAATTCCTACTCCATCACCTTCCTTCCGGTCATCAGGGATGGGGACACTGGGATGTTTCTAAAGGTCATGAGATTAACTGTCCACGCTCCCA AAATGGACAGTGGAAATAAAGAAGCTGCAGGATACCATTGA
- the LOC138741300 gene encoding schlafen-like protein 1 isoform X9, whose protein sequence is MDDDNVRAPCLSLFVGNLNPDYSKELLSYKLKDLLAAIDIVLQRRNIEVFKKHKRAHAFIRLKTEDEVQNVLKHLQDPAILEQSEMKGLVVKGKTLKVAKDIRDFPEYTFDKPISHLPVIPGIERQSAFKVASVKVKCAQRQHPMTSSHAGDCWPQPLSSSAEPLKLEDHSQPQKDRKRLEQSQETLGGPAGKSIQLANITDHLTTPLIGTKSDSAIIGGEIAGQERLFYGALLGSETRNVEFKRGGGEYLNVTLKNHVRRYVCAFLNSEGGSLFVGVNDDGTVCGVECNHKDEDRVRLLIDSILKGFKPPLFPNSYSITFLPVIRDGDTGMFLKVMRLTVHAPNAVMEVKTYIGGTQQVS, encoded by the exons ATGGATGATGACAATGTCAGAGCTCCTTGCTTGTCTCTCTTTGTGGGCAACTTAAATCCAGATTACTCCAAGGAGTTGCTGAGCTACAAATTGAAAGATTTACTCGCTGCAATTGACATTGTCCTGCAACGCCGTAACATAGAAGTCTTCAAGAAGCACAAACGAGCCCATGCGTTTATACGGTTGAAAACAGAAGATGAAGTTCAAAATGTCTTGAAACATCTACAAGATCCTGCCATTTTGGAGCAGAGTGAGATGAAGGGATTAGTAGTTAAAGggaaaacattaaaagtagccaAAGATATCAGGGACTTTCCAGAATACACATTCGACAAG CCCATTTCACATTTGCCAGTaatcccaggaatcgaacgccaatcagcctttaaagtggcaagtgtgaaagtaaAATGTGCTCAACGCCAGCATccgatgacatcatctcatgctggggattgctggcctcaaccccta AGCAGTTCTGCGGAACCACTCAaactggaagaccacagtcaaccACAAAAGGACAGGAAGAGACTGGAGCAAAGTCAGGAAACATTGGGAGGCCCCGCAGGAAAATCCATCCAGCTGGCAAACATCACCGACCACTTAACCACCCCCCTAATTGGGACAAAGTCAGACAGCGCCATAATCGGTGGGGAGATCGCCGGACAGGAGCGCTTATTCTATGGAGCGCTGCTCGGAAGTGAAACCAGGAACGTTGAGTTTAAGCGAGGGGGTGGAGAGTACCTGAACGTGACCCTGAAGAACCATGTTCGGAGATACGTCTGTGCCTTTCTGAACAGCGAAGGTGGCAGTCTTTTTGTGGGTGTGAACGATGATGGCACTGTGTGTGGTGTGGAATGCAACCACAAGGATGAAGACCGGGTTAGACTGCTGATAGACTCGATCCTGAAGGGCTTCAAACCGCCACTCTTCCCAAATTCCTACTCCATCACCTTCCTTCCGGTCATCAGGGATGGGGACACTGGGATGTTTCTAAAGGTCATGAGATTAACTGTCCACGCTCCCA ACGCAGTGATGGAAGTAAAAACATacattggaggaactcaacaggtctcatgA
- the LOC138741300 gene encoding schlafen-like protein 1 isoform X2, with protein MDDDNVRAPCLSLFVGNLNPDYSKELLSYKLKDLLAAIDIVLQRRNIEVFKKHKRAHAFIRLKTEDEVQNVLKHLQDPAILEQSEMKGLVVKGKTLKVAKDIRDFPEYTFDKSSSAEPLKLEDHSQPQKDRKRLEQSQETLGGPAGKSIQLANITDHLTTPLIGTKSDSAIIGGEIAGQERLFYGALLGSETRNVEFKRGGGEYLNVTLKNHVRRYVCAFLNSEGGSLFVGVNDDGTVCGVECNHKDEDRVRLLIDSILKGFKPPLFPNSYSITFLPVIRDGDTGMFLKVMRLTVHAPSKEGEVLLYETDQGEVYIRRDGSVQGPLSGSSIQEWCRQKWTVEIKKLQDTIDTLVKEEHRLQEELRQQQQCIHELQQLQQELQAMHSDRVGLPNLCCVI; from the exons ATGGATGATGACAATGTCAGAGCTCCTTGCTTGTCTCTCTTTGTGGGCAACTTAAATCCAGATTACTCCAAGGAGTTGCTGAGCTACAAATTGAAAGATTTACTCGCTGCAATTGACATTGTCCTGCAACGCCGTAACATAGAAGTCTTCAAGAAGCACAAACGAGCCCATGCGTTTATACGGTTGAAAACAGAAGATGAAGTTCAAAATGTCTTGAAACATCTACAAGATCCTGCCATTTTGGAGCAGAGTGAGATGAAGGGATTAGTAGTTAAAGggaaaacattaaaagtagccaAAGATATCAGGGACTTTCCAGAATACACATTCGACAAG AGCAGTTCTGCGGAACCACTCAaactggaagaccacagtcaaccACAAAAGGACAGGAAGAGACTGGAGCAAAGTCAGGAAACATTGGGAGGCCCCGCAGGAAAATCCATCCAGCTGGCAAACATCACCGACCACTTAACCACCCCCCTAATTGGGACAAAGTCAGACAGCGCCATAATCGGTGGGGAGATCGCCGGACAGGAGCGCTTATTCTATGGAGCGCTGCTCGGAAGTGAAACCAGGAACGTTGAGTTTAAGCGAGGGGGTGGAGAGTACCTGAACGTGACCCTGAAGAACCATGTTCGGAGATACGTCTGTGCCTTTCTGAACAGCGAAGGTGGCAGTCTTTTTGTGGGTGTGAACGATGATGGCACTGTGTGTGGTGTGGAATGCAACCACAAGGATGAAGACCGGGTTAGACTGCTGATAGACTCGATCCTGAAGGGCTTCAAACCGCCACTCTTCCCAAATTCCTACTCCATCACCTTCCTTCCGGTCATCAGGGATGGGGACACTGGGATGTTTCTAAAGGTCATGAGATTAACTGTCCACGCTCCCAGTAAGGAAggcgaggttttactgtatgaaACTGACCAAGGTGAAGTGTACATACGCAGGGATGGCAGTGTCCAAGGTCCGTTATCAGGAAGTTCCATTCAGGAATGGTGCAGACAG AAATGGACAGTGGAAATAAAGAAGCTGCAGGATACCATTGACACCTTAGTTAAGGAGGAACATCGGCTGCAGGAAGAGCTTCGCCAACAGCAGCAGTGCATCCACGAGCTGCAGCAGCTGCAACAAGAGCTGCAGGCCATGCACTCCGACCGGGTCGGCTTGCCGAACCTCTGCTGCGTTATCTGA
- the LOC138741300 gene encoding schlafen-like protein 1 isoform X1: MDDDNVRAPCLSLFVGNLNPDYSKELLSYKLKDLLAAIDIVLQRRNIEVFKKHKRAHAFIRLKTEDEVQNVLKHLQDPAILEQSEMKGLVVKGKTLKVAKDIRDFPEYTFDKPISHLPVIPGIERQSAFKVASVKVKCAQRQHPMTSSHAGDCWPQPLSSSAEPLKLEDHSQPQKDRKRLEQSQETLGGPAGKSIQLANITDHLTTPLIGTKSDSAIIGGEIAGQERLFYGALLGSETRNVEFKRGGGEYLNVTLKNHVRRYVCAFLNSEGGSLFVGVNDDGTVCGVECNHKDEDRVRLLIDSILKGFKPPLFPNSYSITFLPVIRDGDTGMFLKVMRLTVHAPSKEGEVLLYETDQGEVYIRRDGSVQGPLSGSSIQEWCRQKWTVEIKKLQDTIDTLVKEEHRLQEELRQQQQCIHELQQLQQELQAMHSDRVGLPNLCCVI, from the exons ATGGATGATGACAATGTCAGAGCTCCTTGCTTGTCTCTCTTTGTGGGCAACTTAAATCCAGATTACTCCAAGGAGTTGCTGAGCTACAAATTGAAAGATTTACTCGCTGCAATTGACATTGTCCTGCAACGCCGTAACATAGAAGTCTTCAAGAAGCACAAACGAGCCCATGCGTTTATACGGTTGAAAACAGAAGATGAAGTTCAAAATGTCTTGAAACATCTACAAGATCCTGCCATTTTGGAGCAGAGTGAGATGAAGGGATTAGTAGTTAAAGggaaaacattaaaagtagccaAAGATATCAGGGACTTTCCAGAATACACATTCGACAAG CCCATTTCACATTTGCCAGTaatcccaggaatcgaacgccaatcagcctttaaagtggcaagtgtgaaagtaaAATGTGCTCAACGCCAGCATccgatgacatcatctcatgctggggattgctggcctcaaccccta AGCAGTTCTGCGGAACCACTCAaactggaagaccacagtcaaccACAAAAGGACAGGAAGAGACTGGAGCAAAGTCAGGAAACATTGGGAGGCCCCGCAGGAAAATCCATCCAGCTGGCAAACATCACCGACCACTTAACCACCCCCCTAATTGGGACAAAGTCAGACAGCGCCATAATCGGTGGGGAGATCGCCGGACAGGAGCGCTTATTCTATGGAGCGCTGCTCGGAAGTGAAACCAGGAACGTTGAGTTTAAGCGAGGGGGTGGAGAGTACCTGAACGTGACCCTGAAGAACCATGTTCGGAGATACGTCTGTGCCTTTCTGAACAGCGAAGGTGGCAGTCTTTTTGTGGGTGTGAACGATGATGGCACTGTGTGTGGTGTGGAATGCAACCACAAGGATGAAGACCGGGTTAGACTGCTGATAGACTCGATCCTGAAGGGCTTCAAACCGCCACTCTTCCCAAATTCCTACTCCATCACCTTCCTTCCGGTCATCAGGGATGGGGACACTGGGATGTTTCTAAAGGTCATGAGATTAACTGTCCACGCTCCCAGTAAGGAAggcgaggttttactgtatgaaACTGACCAAGGTGAAGTGTACATACGCAGGGATGGCAGTGTCCAAGGTCCGTTATCAGGAAGTTCCATTCAGGAATGGTGCAGACAG AAATGGACAGTGGAAATAAAGAAGCTGCAGGATACCATTGACACCTTAGTTAAGGAGGAACATCGGCTGCAGGAAGAGCTTCGCCAACAGCAGCAGTGCATCCACGAGCTGCAGCAGCTGCAACAAGAGCTGCAGGCCATGCACTCCGACCGGGTCGGCTTGCCGAACCTCTGCTGCGTTATCTGA
- the LOC138741300 gene encoding schlafen-like protein 1 isoform X4, which produces MDDDNVRAPCLSLFVGNLNPDYSKELLSYKLKDLLAAIDIVLQRRNIEVFKKHKRAHAFIRLKTEDEVQNVLKHLQDPAILEQSEMKGLVVKGKTLKVAKDIRDFPEYTFDKPISHLPVIPGIERQSAFKVASVKVKCAQRQHPMTSSHAGDCWPQPLSSSAEPLKLEDHSQPQKDRKRLEQSQETLGGPAGKSIQLANITDHLTTPLIGTKSDSAIIGGEIAGQERLFYGALLGSETRNVEFKRGGGEYLNVTLKNHVRRYVCAFLNSEGGSLFVGVNDDGTVCGVECNHKDEDRVRLLIDSILKGFKPPLFPNSYSITFLPVIRDGDTGMFLKVMRLTVHAPSKEGEVLLYETDQGEVYIRRDGSVQDAVMEVKTYIGGTQQVS; this is translated from the exons ATGGATGATGACAATGTCAGAGCTCCTTGCTTGTCTCTCTTTGTGGGCAACTTAAATCCAGATTACTCCAAGGAGTTGCTGAGCTACAAATTGAAAGATTTACTCGCTGCAATTGACATTGTCCTGCAACGCCGTAACATAGAAGTCTTCAAGAAGCACAAACGAGCCCATGCGTTTATACGGTTGAAAACAGAAGATGAAGTTCAAAATGTCTTGAAACATCTACAAGATCCTGCCATTTTGGAGCAGAGTGAGATGAAGGGATTAGTAGTTAAAGggaaaacattaaaagtagccaAAGATATCAGGGACTTTCCAGAATACACATTCGACAAG CCCATTTCACATTTGCCAGTaatcccaggaatcgaacgccaatcagcctttaaagtggcaagtgtgaaagtaaAATGTGCTCAACGCCAGCATccgatgacatcatctcatgctggggattgctggcctcaaccccta AGCAGTTCTGCGGAACCACTCAaactggaagaccacagtcaaccACAAAAGGACAGGAAGAGACTGGAGCAAAGTCAGGAAACATTGGGAGGCCCCGCAGGAAAATCCATCCAGCTGGCAAACATCACCGACCACTTAACCACCCCCCTAATTGGGACAAAGTCAGACAGCGCCATAATCGGTGGGGAGATCGCCGGACAGGAGCGCTTATTCTATGGAGCGCTGCTCGGAAGTGAAACCAGGAACGTTGAGTTTAAGCGAGGGGGTGGAGAGTACCTGAACGTGACCCTGAAGAACCATGTTCGGAGATACGTCTGTGCCTTTCTGAACAGCGAAGGTGGCAGTCTTTTTGTGGGTGTGAACGATGATGGCACTGTGTGTGGTGTGGAATGCAACCACAAGGATGAAGACCGGGTTAGACTGCTGATAGACTCGATCCTGAAGGGCTTCAAACCGCCACTCTTCCCAAATTCCTACTCCATCACCTTCCTTCCGGTCATCAGGGATGGGGACACTGGGATGTTTCTAAAGGTCATGAGATTAACTGTCCACGCTCCCAGTAAGGAAggcgaggttttactgtatgaaACTGACCAAGGTGAAGTGTACATACGCAGGGATGGCAGTGTCCAAG ACGCAGTGATGGAAGTAAAAACATacattggaggaactcaacaggtctcatgA
- the LOC138741300 gene encoding schlafen-like protein 1 isoform X3: protein MDDDNVRAPCLSLFVGNLNPDYSKELLSYKLKDLLAAIDIVLQRRNIEVFKKHKRAHAFIRLKTEDEVQNVLKHLQDPAILEQSEMKGLVVKGKTLKVAKDIRDFPEYTFDKPISHLPVIPGIERQSAFKVASVKVKCAQRQHPMTSSHAGDCWPQPLSSSAEPLKLEDHSQPQKDRKRLEQSQETLGGPAGKSIQLANITDHLTTPLIGTKSDSAIIGGEIAGQERLFYGALLGSETRNVEFKRGGGEYLNVTLKNHVRRYVCAFLNSEGGSLFVGVNDDGTVCGVECNHKDEDRVRLLIDSILKGFKPPLFPNSYSITFLPVIRDGDTGMFLKVMRLTVHAPSKEGEVLLYETDQGEVYIRRDGSVQADINAICKLGWSNLLPGAGFQKQEDID from the exons ATGGATGATGACAATGTCAGAGCTCCTTGCTTGTCTCTCTTTGTGGGCAACTTAAATCCAGATTACTCCAAGGAGTTGCTGAGCTACAAATTGAAAGATTTACTCGCTGCAATTGACATTGTCCTGCAACGCCGTAACATAGAAGTCTTCAAGAAGCACAAACGAGCCCATGCGTTTATACGGTTGAAAACAGAAGATGAAGTTCAAAATGTCTTGAAACATCTACAAGATCCTGCCATTTTGGAGCAGAGTGAGATGAAGGGATTAGTAGTTAAAGggaaaacattaaaagtagccaAAGATATCAGGGACTTTCCAGAATACACATTCGACAAG CCCATTTCACATTTGCCAGTaatcccaggaatcgaacgccaatcagcctttaaagtggcaagtgtgaaagtaaAATGTGCTCAACGCCAGCATccgatgacatcatctcatgctggggattgctggcctcaaccccta AGCAGTTCTGCGGAACCACTCAaactggaagaccacagtcaaccACAAAAGGACAGGAAGAGACTGGAGCAAAGTCAGGAAACATTGGGAGGCCCCGCAGGAAAATCCATCCAGCTGGCAAACATCACCGACCACTTAACCACCCCCCTAATTGGGACAAAGTCAGACAGCGCCATAATCGGTGGGGAGATCGCCGGACAGGAGCGCTTATTCTATGGAGCGCTGCTCGGAAGTGAAACCAGGAACGTTGAGTTTAAGCGAGGGGGTGGAGAGTACCTGAACGTGACCCTGAAGAACCATGTTCGGAGATACGTCTGTGCCTTTCTGAACAGCGAAGGTGGCAGTCTTTTTGTGGGTGTGAACGATGATGGCACTGTGTGTGGTGTGGAATGCAACCACAAGGATGAAGACCGGGTTAGACTGCTGATAGACTCGATCCTGAAGGGCTTCAAACCGCCACTCTTCCCAAATTCCTACTCCATCACCTTCCTTCCGGTCATCAGGGATGGGGACACTGGGATGTTTCTAAAGGTCATGAGATTAACTGTCCACGCTCCCAGTAAGGAAggcgaggttttactgtatgaaACTGACCAAGGTGAAGTGTACATACGCAGGGATGGCAGTGTCCAAG ctgatataaatgcaatttgcaaATTAGGGTGGTCAAATCTTTTGCCTGGGGCTGGATTTCAaaaacaagaggatatagactga